In Parerythrobacter aestuarii, the sequence GTTTCCAATGGCGATGGAAAAATCGGTCTGGGCCGAAGCTGCTTCGCCTACGGCGAGTGAGCGAACGCCAGCCGCATTGGCGAGGTGGCCGATGGCCTGTGCGCGCTCGGCCGTTGCTGAAGCGCGCCAGCCGATTGCAGTGGCGCCCGGACCAGTGGCCACGCTTTCGCCGCCGACAGCGGTGGTCGAGTTTCCATTGGCTGCAGCAGTATCGCCAATCGCCAGCGCATCGATGCCGTTGGCGATCGACTCATTGCCGATGGCGGTCGCGAAGTCGCTCTGCGCATCTGCGTTCTCGCCGACCGCTATGGAGCGGATGCCCGACGCACTGGCGAGGTGGCCGAGCGCCGTGGCTCGCTCAGCCGTCGCTTCGGCGCGCCAACCGAAGGTGGTTGCGCCTGGTCCGATGGCAAGTGCCTGCCCACCGACAGCGGTGGTTGACGGGCCTGATGCGAGTGTCGCGCGTCCTGCGGCTCCATCGCGGTTGCCGCCGATGGCAACGGAGTCGCCACCGTCGGCAACTGCAGTGTTGCCGATGGCGATGGCATTGGTGCCGGAGGCGATCGCATCCTCGCCCCCTGCGAAGCTCTGGTCGCCTGAAGCGGTTGTCTGGTGGCCTACGGCTGTGGCCATTGCGCCGGTGGCCTGGGCTTGCCAGCCCAAAGCGGTTGCACCTGGAGTGGTAGCATCGCTCTCGCCACCGATGGCGACCGTCGAAGGTGCAGAAGCCGTGGCAGGATCGGTCCCGGCATCATCGCCGCCAATGGCGACAGCGTCAGTCCCGGTTGCAGAGGCGCCGTTACCGACTGCCGTCGCGCCATTGGCAGTGCCGGTGTTGCTGTCGGTGCCGCATTCGGTCGATTCGACATTGGCATCATTGCATTCCGGGGTCGCATCGGCCCTAGCCGGAGCAGCAGTCGCCATTGCGATCGTCGCGGCGCCTGCCATCAGCACCATGGCTGCGGGCTTGTTCAATACCAGTTTCATCGTGAAGTTTCCTTCCTGTTGGTTCGGACCAGTCAGCCGTTCGACGATGGTCTCCCTCCCGGCAGGATCGAGATTGCGCGCGATGCCTCAAGGCACCGCTCTTCCCCCGATACCACCAGGTCCCCTCGGGTCCCGGCGCGTCACCAGATCAGGTGACGCGGGCAGCTACCCGCGAGTCCGCAAACTGGATGCAGACAGGAAGATGAAAACCTGTAAAGTACTGAATTATAAGGAAAGAAAGTTCATTTTCTCAGGTTGCGCGGAGGATCAGACCTCGTCCAGCACACCCACCAGCAGGATCGGCGGCGACGGCGCTTCGTGGCGAATGCCCTCATCGCGTTCGAAGGTCACGGCAAGCGCAGATCCGGCCACGAGCAGGCCGGCCTCAACATCGCTCAGTTCGCGTTGGAATGTGCCGCTTCCGGGGATTTCGCCCAACGAACGGGGGACCCCGTCAGCCGGGATGACCCAGAGTTCGGCGATCTGCCCTACTTCCGGATCGAGACCTTCCAGCCGCAGGGCCAGGCGGCGGGCGTCGGGATCGATCACACTGGCAAGGCGCCGTCCGGCGTTTTCGTCCTGCAACTGCGCAACCAGCTGCGGCGTAGGCGCGGCATCCTCGATTGGCGGGGTGACACCGGTACCGCCGGGTGTCGCCACATAAAGGACGAGCGCGGCAGCAGCCATGGCCGTACCCAGTGCCGCCCACGCCACGCTCCAACGGGAAGGCCCGCCTGTGGACGGCTCGAAGGCGACAGTGCCATCGCCGAGCTTGTCGAGCGCGGCATGGATGCCGCGCAGTACGTCAGCCGAAGGGACCATCGACCCACCGGCCTCGGCCATGCGTGCCAGCCGATCGTCCCACCAGGCCACGGCTGCAGCGAACTCGGGCTCGGCCAGCTGGCGGCGCCGAGCCGTCGCGCCATCGTTGCCTTCGAGCACGCCCAGCGACTGCTCGCCGGCAAGCAGGAAGTCGTCTTCGGGCAAGGCGATCGTATCAGCCACCGAGGCAGCCTTTCAGGCCGGACAGGCCGCGCCGGATCCAGCTCTTGATAGTACCGAGCGGGGCATCGACCTTGCTTGCGAGTTCCGAGTGTGTCAGCCCGTCGAAGAATGCCAGACGGATCGAACGGCGATGATCGTCCTGTAATGTTTCCAGGCAGCGTTGCAGTGCCTCGGCATCCTCGACATCGCACAGCCAGTCATCCTGCGGCCTCGCATCGTCGGCGATTTCAGGGAGTTCGTCGCTTGCCTCTTCGCCTAGCCGCCCGTCTCGCCGCAAATCGCTCAGCGCCGTGTTGCGAGCGAGAGTGCAGAGCCACGTAATCGGGCTGCCTTTGGCCGGGTCGAACCGCCCCGCGCGCTGCCACGCCTTGATATAGGTTTCCTGCAACAGGTCTTCGGCCCGCTCGCGCATGCGGACTATGCGCACGATGGTCGCAAACAGCTTGCCCGAGGTCATTTCATAGACGGTGTCGAGCGCGGCGCGGTCTCCCGCAGCCATGCCGGCCATGGCAAGCCTCAGAGCCTCGCGACGCGCTTCGCTCATGCAGTGCAACCCCTCTCAAGCAGAATCCTACACCCGATGTTCGACGAACCCAAGTCTTACCTTGGCCATCAATTCCTTAGGCAATGACCCCGTAGAGGTCATGCGCATCGGCATCTTCGACTTCGACACTGACAATCTCGCCTGCCCCTAGCGTCGCCGGGACATTGCGCAGGTAGACCGCGCCGTCGATCTCCGGCGCATCGGCCTGGCTGCGGCCTGTCGCACCGATATCGCCATCTTCGTCGGGCTCGCCGATCTCGTCGATAATGACAGGCAGTGTCTTGCCGACCTTGGCCTGCAGCTTGGCGGCGCTGATCCGCTCAGTCACTTCCATGATCCGGACGTAGCGCTCTTCCTTGAGCTCCTCGGGAACCGGGTCGGGCAGAGCATTGGCCTGTGCCCCTTCGACCGGTTCGAAGCGGAAGGCGCCGACGCGGTCGAGCTGCGCTTCCTCGAGCCAGTCGAGCAGGTACTGGAAGTCCTCCTCGGTCTCGCCGGGGAAGCCGACGACGAAGCTCGAGCGGACCGCGATGTCCGGGCAGATCGCGCGCCAGCCCTTGAGCCGTTCGAGTACCTTGGCCTCGTTGGCCGGGCGCTTCATGGCCTTCAGCACCTTGGGGCTGGCGTGCTGGAACGGGATATCGAGATAGGGCGTCAGCAGCCCCTCCGCCATCAGCGGGATGACCGCGTCGACATGCGGATAGGGATAGACATAATGCAGCCGCACCCATGGCGGCGTGCCGTCACCCGTGTCGAGCTGGCCCAGTTCGCGAGCAAGGTCGGTCATGTGCGCGCGGACCTCGCGGCCCTTCCACTGCCGCGGTTCGTGGCGGGTATCGACACCATAGGCCGAGGTGTCCTGGCTGATCACCAGCAGTTCTTTCGTGCCCGCTGCGACCAGCTTCTCCGCCTCGCGCAGCACTGCATCCACGCGGCGGCTGGCGAGTTTCCCGCGCAGGTCCGGGATGATGCAGAAGGCGCAGGAGTGATTGCAGCCTTCGCTGATCTTCAAATAGCTGTAGTGTCTTGGTGTGAGCTTCACGTCCGGCTGCGGGATCAGGTCGATAAACGGCCCCTGCGAGGGCGGCGCGTGTTCATGGACCGCCTCGACCACAGCCTCGTACTGATGCGCCCCGGTGATCGCAAGCACGCTCGGATGTGCAGCGCGGATGGCGTCGGCTTCCTCCCCCATGCAGCCGGTCACGATCACGCGGCCGTTCTCGGCAATGGCTTCACCAATGGCCGCAAGGCTCTCTTCCTTGGCGCTGTCCAGGAAACCGCAGGTGTTAACCAACACCACGTCGGCCCCGGCATAATCGGGGCTCATGGCATAGCCATCGGCGCGCAGCCGCGTAAGGATGCGCTCGGAATCGACCAGCGCCTTGGGGCAGCCGAGGGAAACCATGCCGACTTTCTTCTGGTCGGGGATCAGGGAAGTGGTGGTAGCCATGATTGCGCGCGCCCCTACACCGGTCTCGCGAATTGCGCTACTACCAAGCGATGCGGATCGAGATCGCCCTCAGGGAACGGACCGAGCATGTCACGGTCGAGCGGGCCGACGGCAGCACTGCGGTGTTTGTCATCTCGCGCAAGGGGCCGCTGCCACACGACGCCTATCATTTCTTCGTCGAGCAGGCGTTTGGCATTGATGATGGCTTCTGGGGCCGGGTGGCACAGGGCGAGGATCCCGAGGCGATCCAGCTAGCGGCCATCGCCGGCGGCCATGCCAGCGCGAAGCGCGCCACCGAGCCCGACCCGGCGCTGATCGGGCTGATCCAGGCTGAACGGCTGGTCGAATGTTTCGAAGCTGAAAGCTGGTCCGGCAGCGCGGATGACGGAGCAATCGCGGCGATGGCCAGGGCCGGTTGGCAGGCCAGCCATGTCCCGCCGCTTGAGCTGTCGGCTGCAGCATTGGCGCGGGTCCGCACGGGATTGCGTGAACTTGCCGACAAGTGGCGGGAAGGGGCTGTGAAGCTGACATGGGAGGAGGAGCACCATGGGTGATATGAGCTTGCTGACGATCCTGCTGGCCGGGGTGGCATTCTTCGTGGTTGGAGCGATCTGGTACGGCGTGTTGTTCGGAAAAGCATGGCAGGCTGCCGCCGGTCTTAGCGATGACGATGTACAGAGTGGCAATATGCCGCTGATCTTCGGACTAACACTGGCATTCGAACTGCTGATCGCGCTGGTACTGGCGCACCAGTTTGCAATGACCGGTGCCAGCGACCGGGCCATCATGATGATCTCGGTCGGCTTCGGCGCTTTCGTGATGACCCCGGCGATCGGGATCAATTATTTGTACCAGCGCAAAAGCGGCAAACTGTTCGCTATTGATGCCGGACATTTCATTGTGGGTATGGCAGCGATGGGCGGGGTGTTTGCGCTGATGAACTGAAGCGGTTAGGCTCCGATCAACCAGGAGGCCCCCCCAATGCTTGAATTCGCCATACCCCTTGCGCTTGCGCTCCAGGTTTCGACGCCGTCGGACTTGCCACCGGCTCCCGCGCCTGAGCGTTCAGATGTCGATCTGTCGGAGCTCAAGAAGATCTACGTGAAGGATTCCTCGGCTGCTCTGCGAGTCGAGGTCTCTCACCCACTCCAGCAGGTCTGCGTACGCAAACCGGTGCTGGGCAGCCGGGTCAAGGTTCGCACCGTGTGCCAGGACCAGGCTTCGTGGAAAGCCTACCAGCTGGCCCGGGACGCGGATGCCGATGAATGGGGTAACGGTCGACGCGGCATCGACGTAAAGTAGCGACATGACGCGCCTTCGCGCGAGCTTCAGTCGCCGTTGTTCGAAGGGATCACTTCGACGATGATGTCGCCGGACTGCAAGCCGGCGCATTCTTCTTCCCAGTATCCATGCGGCTTGCCGTCGCGATAGATTCTCAGGCCAATGCCCTTGCCGCAGCTTTCGGCCAGCGGCTTGCCGATTTCGTCCGGTTTTACCTCGCGCTCCACCAGCTGGACCTTGCCGGTGACGCTGGCGAGGTCGGCCATATAGTCGGCGATGTGGGCACCCTTGGCGCTTCCAGCGAGCAATAGGCCTGTGAAGCGAACCGGGTTGATGACATTGTCGGCACCGGCCTGCTTGGCGAGGAATTCATTGTCGTCGGCACGCACGACGACGCTGATCGGGACATTGGGCGCAAGGTGGCGCACTGTCAGCACGATGAGTATCGAAGTGTCGTCCCGCCCGGCAGACACCAGCACGTTGGATGCCTCGCGGATGCGGACCGCCTCCAGCGTATCATCGCGAGTAGCATCGGCGGCCATTACATTGCAGCCGAGCCGCTCTGCCGATCCCACGCGCTCTTCACTGGGGTCGATGACCACGATCTTGCTCGGGTCGGTGCCGCGCTCGATCAATTCGCTGACCGCTTCCGAGCCGGATACGCCGAAGCCCAGCACCACGACATGGTCCGATAGCTGTTCCTGGATGCGGGCCATGCGCCACTTCTCCCAACTGCGTTTGATGATGAAATTATAGGCTGTGCCGACGAAGATGAAGAGCACGGCGAAACGGACCGGGGTCACGATCACCGCTTCGACCAGCCGTGCCCGATCGCTGATCGGGGCGATGTCGCCGAACCCGGTGGTGGTGATGGAGATCATGGTGAAATAGATCACGTCGAGGAAGCTCACTTCCCCATCGAGATTGTCGACCAGCCCGTCGCGATCCCACCAGTGGATCATGATGACCAGCATGATAAGTCCGAGGGCAAGGCCGACGCGGATGCCGAGGTCGCCCCAGACAGGGATCCTTACGGCCCGGCGCAAGGGCTTGAAACGCGGCCCACGTGCCAAACGCTTGCGCCTGCCGGCCCCGATCGTTTCCAGTTGCTTGCTCATGCTCGCTTGCGTGCGCCTCTCCGTGAAGAGGGCGCTAGCCTATTTGGCGCGGGGCGGCAATTTGCTTGCCGGATCAACATCCTCGCCATCGTGGCGGATTTCGAAATGGAGCTCCGGCCGGGTCGCCTTGCCGGCATCTCCGGCGAGGCCGATGCGCTCACCGGCCTTGACGACATCGCCCTTCTTCACTGTGATTCGGGCAAGGTGGCCATAGGAAGTCTGCCAGCCATTGCCGTGGTCGATCAGCACCTGGCGGCCGAAGCGGGTCTTCTCCTCGTCGGCGAACACCACCGTGCCGCTGGCCGACGCGCGCACCATGTCGCCGATCTTGACGTCGATATCGATCCCGTCATGCCCGCCGCCATCGGGGCGCTTGGTGAAGCCGTAAAGCACCTTGCCATCA encodes:
- a CDS encoding YadA-like family protein; its protein translation is MKLVLNKPAAMVLMAGAATIAMATAAPARADATPECNDANVESTECGTDSNTGTANGATAVGNGASATGTDAVAIGGDDAGTDPATASAPSTVAIGGESDATTPGATALGWQAQATGAMATAVGHQTTASGDQSFAGGEDAIASGTNAIAIGNTAVADGGDSVAIGGNRDGAAGRATLASGPSTTAVGGQALAIGPGATTFGWRAEATAERATALGHLASASGIRSIAVGENADAQSDFATAIGNESIANGIDALAIGDTAAANGNSTTAVGGESVATGPGATAIGWRASATAERAQAIGHLANAAGVRSLAVGEAASAQTDFSIAIGNLSVANGIDAVALGDSALASGNSTTAIGGESVASTPGSTALGWQAVASGAMATAVGHQTTASGDQSFAGGEDAVASGTNAIAIGNFAQATGDGSIAVGNLASATGTNSIAIGNGAVAANDGQVVVASLDTSTSSQVGPVFAVTTDATGTLGRTALASSAQQANNTSAIASLQALGTTQTQQINALFGETAANRSAIERANEGVAMALAMESPALPAGTNFGLSGGIGYFEDRTAGTIAMSARVGENASVSAGIGVGFDSGEVGARGGFQIAW
- a CDS encoding anti-sigma factor, which produces MADTIALPEDDFLLAGEQSLGVLEGNDGATARRRQLAEPEFAAAVAWWDDRLARMAEAGGSMVPSADVLRGIHAALDKLGDGTVAFEPSTGGPSRWSVAWAALGTAMAAAALVLYVATPGGTGVTPPIEDAAPTPQLVAQLQDENAGRRLASVIDPDARRLALRLEGLDPEVGQIAELWVIPADGVPRSLGEIPGSGTFQRELSDVEAGLLVAGSALAVTFERDEGIRHEAPSPPILLVGVLDEV
- a CDS encoding sigma-70 family RNA polymerase sigma factor; this translates as MSEARREALRLAMAGMAAGDRAALDTVYEMTSGKLFATIVRIVRMRERAEDLLQETYIKAWQRAGRFDPAKGSPITWLCTLARNTALSDLRRDGRLGEEASDELPEIADDARPQDDWLCDVEDAEALQRCLETLQDDHRRSIRLAFFDGLTHSELASKVDAPLGTIKSWIRRGLSGLKGCLGG
- the rimO gene encoding 30S ribosomal protein S12 methylthiotransferase RimO; translation: MATTTSLIPDQKKVGMVSLGCPKALVDSERILTRLRADGYAMSPDYAGADVVLVNTCGFLDSAKEESLAAIGEAIAENGRVIVTGCMGEEADAIRAAHPSVLAITGAHQYEAVVEAVHEHAPPSQGPFIDLIPQPDVKLTPRHYSYLKISEGCNHSCAFCIIPDLRGKLASRRVDAVLREAEKLVAAGTKELLVISQDTSAYGVDTRHEPRQWKGREVRAHMTDLARELGQLDTGDGTPPWVRLHYVYPYPHVDAVIPLMAEGLLTPYLDIPFQHASPKVLKAMKRPANEAKVLERLKGWRAICPDIAVRSSFVVGFPGETEEDFQYLLDWLEEAQLDRVGAFRFEPVEGAQANALPDPVPEELKEERYVRIMEVTERISAAKLQAKVGKTLPVIIDEIGEPDEDGDIGATGRSQADAPEIDGAVYLRNVPATLGAGEIVSVEVEDADAHDLYGVIA
- a CDS encoding DUF1761 domain-containing protein, with product MGDMSLLTILLAGVAFFVVGAIWYGVLFGKAWQAAAGLSDDDVQSGNMPLIFGLTLAFELLIALVLAHQFAMTGASDRAIMMISVGFGAFVMTPAIGINYLYQRKSGKLFAIDAGHFIVGMAAMGGVFALMN
- a CDS encoding potassium channel family protein, producing the protein MSKQLETIGAGRRKRLARGPRFKPLRRAVRIPVWGDLGIRVGLALGLIMLVIMIHWWDRDGLVDNLDGEVSFLDVIYFTMISITTTGFGDIAPISDRARLVEAVIVTPVRFAVLFIFVGTAYNFIIKRSWEKWRMARIQEQLSDHVVVLGFGVSGSEAVSELIERGTDPSKIVVIDPSEERVGSAERLGCNVMAADATRDDTLEAVRIREASNVLVSAGRDDTSILIVLTVRHLAPNVPISVVVRADDNEFLAKQAGADNVINPVRFTGLLLAGSAKGAHIADYMADLASVTGKVQLVEREVKPDEIGKPLAESCGKGIGLRIYRDGKPHGYWEEECAGLQSGDIIVEVIPSNNGD